taatttgattgtTGTTCTCCGGGGTTATAGAATCTTGAAATATGTTTTACTTGCGGGCGAGttctttaatatatatatatatatatatatatatatatatatatatatgatttgatttggatATAGATGTTCTTGCATCTGTTTCGTGTCTGATGTTTCTGTTTATATGGAAGATTTGTGAGTTAGTTTAATTGAGTGTAGAGCTTTGGGAATCCGCTCGATATCTTTCTAAGATTTCATTATCTTGGTTATTGTTTCTGAAGATATGCTGTTTATTCTCAAGCTTGCGAATTGGGCATCACCATTTGAAAGTCTTGCTGATGTTTTTTTTTCTGGGATTTTACTTTTTAGTTTATAGATTTGTCCGTTACTCTAATCATTCTTTTTGTTTAATATggtatattttatttcttgtctgtAATTTGCACTCTTGAGATTGTCAAGTGAAGTCTGTAACCCCGGAATTTTATCACAGTCTTTTTGTTTAATATGGTATTTTTTATTTCTTGTATGTAATTTGCACTTTTGAGATTGTCAAGTGAAGTCTGTAACCCCGGAGCTTTATCACAGGTAAATTGCGGTTCGTTATCTCAGATAGAGTTTAGTTGTTCAAGAATAAAAGATTGAGAATTCAAGGTCTCATGAGAATTTTTAGGGGAATGCAGAAATTATTTCGGGAGTCCCAGATATTAGAGGGAGGTGTGAAGAACAAATCACTCAGTCAAGGTGTTGGTGTGGCTGCCCCCAAGGCCAGAACACGCTGCAAATTGAAACCTACAATTTTATATCTCTAATTTGGGTGGAAGTAAAGGAATAAACTGCCCACGTGTTTTGAAATAGGGCAATTATGACTCGTATTTTAGTCCAGCGAGGTTCTTCTGGCTCGCCATCTAACCAGAACTGGCCATCAACTTCCGTCCCTGGGCCTGGTCCCTTGTCTTCTCCAGCTTCAGTGCAAGAGCAGGTTGTTAGTTCTACGGTTGCTCCAGCTGTGAAAGATGATGATTCGGAGGCAGGGCAAGAGAAGATTGTAGCGGAAGAGTCAGCAGAGTCCTGTGTCAGTTGTGAATTCGAAAACAAGGAAAAGGAAAGTGAAGATCTTTCTCCACGAGGTTTGAACCGTGATCTGAATCAAGATTTTGAAAAGATTGACAGCAATCGTGATATTTGTTTTGTTGATGATTCTGTGGATTCTGGGAAGATGTCAAAAGGGTCCAGCGAAGATGTGGTCACGGAAGAAAAAAATGATGCAACAACTGGAGGTTCTTTCCAGGGGGCTTCTCGTAGTTTGTATCCACCTCCACCTCCCTGCCCACCCCCAAGGTCTTCTTTAGCAAACTTCAATTCTTGGATATATGCATCTAGCGACTCAAATGCTGGGCGGATAGGCTCATCTAGGGGAGGAACAGGTTGGCCTGGTGTGTCAAGCATGGCATCTCCAACTGGGTCTCGTCCATCTTCACCTCGATCTCATTGTGAGGGTGAAGGGTATAATAGTGCTGATGAGCAGCATGCACGCTTTAGTTCCTCTTATGATGATGCAGTGAGTTTGCCCTGGTTTCAGTTACTTTCTATCTTGTTGTAAAGTTCATTGTCTTTGGTTTATTCAGTTATTAAGAGAATCCTATAAACTTTTTTCCTCTGTGTTTTTCTCCAAAAtactttaataaaaaaaaccaaGTAATTTATACTTATCTTAAAGCCCTTGTTCTGGAGTTAGATTTTTGGTAGATCAGTGCGGTAAAAGGGAAGTTTGTTATATTTATTGCAGGAGAGAGAGCGCCAGTTTGAGACTGAACTAAGACGGGTTAAAGGGTTGGAAGTGAGAAAAATGCTAGAGGATGGAAATTGTCTTTTTCGTGCTGTTGCGGATCAAGTATATGGTGATTCTGAACAGTATAATTTGGTTAGACAGATGTGCATTGACTACGTGGTATGAGATATGTTGATTTGGCTATAACTgtctaaatttttttgtatATTAACTTTTTTATTCCCAACACGTTACAATTTGAATTTCCATCTTGATTTATATTTtgcatttaaaaaattaaaaagttcCTCCAGTAAAAAAATTCTCTCTGTGCAGGAGCGAGAAAGAGATCACTTCTCTCAGTTTATCACCGAAGGTTTTGCTACCTACTGTAAGAGGAAGAGAAGAAATGAGGTAAACAGAATTGAAGATTCTTAAAAAACTGTCATATCAACACTTCCAAGAAAACTCTTGGCCGCTAAGTTTGGAAATCGATTAAGAGATATTTTGAGTTAGTCTTGTCGTATGTTATTGGTATTACACAACATGGAGAGCTCAAATTAAGAGGGAGTTGATGGATTGTAAGCATATACTTGTATAAGTTAGGATTGAAGTGATAAGTAGCatctgcatgcttatttgaaatttttgttGACTCTGTTAGTCTGAGGATTGTCAAATTTCAGTTGTGCATTGTAGGTGTACAAACAATGAATTTGCTTTCATTTGCTTGTTTAAATTACTGACCACATGGCTGGAAGGAGTCAAACTTGTTTGACATTCTAAGACAAAAAGAATGGGGAACGGATTGTTGAATTAGAAGCAAAACTGATTATCTCACCTGCTGTTCATGTCATATATGTGGCACGTCATTGTATGTGATATTTTCAGTTATATGTTTTGCAGGTTCACGGAAATAATATGGAGATTCAAGCTCTGTCTGAAATGTACAATCGGCCTATCCACATATATTCTTACAGCACAGGTGTTTAACCTGTATGAGATTATGTTCTCTACAGCGTTCATTTGTCCCTTCCGGTCTTTCTTCCATTTGAATGACATGATCTTTTGATAGAACCCATTAACATATTCCATGGAAGCTATACCACGGATACACCTCCAATACGGCTGAGTTACCATCATGGCAACCACTATAACTCCCTGGTTGATCCACATCGGCTGAACATTGGTGCTGGACTTGGGTTTAGCAGTCTGCAGGGGGTGAGAGTCTGCATATTGACGTTTTCTTTTTTTTAGCACAGGACATGTTTGAATCCATCTAGTGAATACTGATGTTTGTTGTTGTTCTTTAGCTTTGTACTAAAGTGTTGTGAGTTGTGACCTTCGTCGATATGGTTTTGGGATATATTTGTTATTAACAATATTTTGGTTTATATGGCAGGATAACGTTGACAAGGATCAGGTCAAAGCAGCTATCAAAGCTCAGAAGGATCAACAGATTGATAATGTAAGTTTATGTCCTGCTTGCAAAACAAACTATGTAGTGTACCCAAACAAGATGAGAGGCTTGCTTTGTTAGGCACTCGTGGCGGAGGTGCGCTTCTACTCGGATCTTGAGCTCACGGAACAAGAAATTGAACGAATGGTGATGGAAACTTCAAGGGCCGAGTATGTTTCTGATAACAAGTTCAAGCAACTGCTACCTCACAAGGAATCATCAACTTCTAGAACCGAACCATCATCTTCTGCACCTAGTAAGAATTCCATTATGCTGATCTACACCATCAGTTGAAACCATGATGTAGCTAATGTTCAGTTCATTAAGATGTAACACTGCCGTCTATTTTAAGTTTTAACGTCATGGAATTACACACTTCGGTCGTTTTTTTaacctttttttttaatttcaggGTCATCCTCCGGAAGTGACACACTGCAGCATGAACCAGGGCTCGAGTTTGGCTTGCCAGGCTCAGTTCAAAATGATGCCATGCAGATTATGTTGTCGATGGGATTCAGCTATTTGCAGGTGATTGAAGCTTACAGTATATTCGGGGACGACGTTGACTCAATGGTCTGTTACTTGATCGAAACCAGTAGCAATGGACGATGGAAAGGCAAGGCTACCAAATGATGAAAATCTCCAGGCTTCCGACACGTCCAATATCGTTAATGACTACACTTACCACTTTGTAGATTTTAACCTTGCTGTCTGAATACGAGGAAACTCAATAAATGGGCATTTGAATTTTCACATTTTTTTACCATACGCATATGAATGATTGTATGTGGATTCTTCTCAAACTTtcttgttgagatgttttaagATCGAACAAACTTGGAGAAATAATTAAACGATGTCCGAGCTGTTTccatcataaaatcatttctACTTTGAATAATTCATAAAGCCGAATCAATCAACGTTAGATATTTTTTTGGAACCATGATTTTTCTATACGTTGGAGTTGGAGATTTTGTCACCAAGGATAGATTTATTGGGTCATCAGAAACGAAAAGGAGTTCGATTTCTAAATCTTCTGATTGGATTATGTCAAGTGGAAAATCACCAAAATTTCCTTTGAAAATTTTTAGTGGCATTGTAATTTAtacttataaataaataaaactatatTGTGATGATTTGATAGAAAAATCAGGTTGTAGAAAGTTAATCGACAATTTTTCGCTCAATATGAAGAGTTAAAGAGTATATCGAGATTAACAAAACGCAATGTTTTaatagtgggtctcatgtgagaccgtctcacggattttaatctgtgagacgggtcaaccctactcatattcacaataaaaagtaatactcttagcataaaaagtaatattttttcatgtatgacccaaataagagattcgtctcacaaatacgacccgtgagaccgtctcacacaagtttttgccatgttTTAAAAGGTGCGAAAGCGTGAAAAAAGCTTCAGTTTTGGAAAAGCATAACAAAACGCTCAACTTAATATTGATGCATTAAACATGAAAAAAGTTAATTCTTACattaagttttaatattttttttaaaaaattaaatataaatttaaaaacatattttttaatTCTTAAATTTTGAATGTTCTTTAACCTACTGTTTGataaaaactaaaaatatatgaaatcgTTTGGGTTTGtccaattttgaatttatgagacggatctcttatttgggtcatccataaaaaaatataatcttttatgttaagagtattaatttttattgtaaatatagataAGATTGACACGTCTCACATATTATTATCCGTGAAATGATCTAACATGAGACTCACTGCAACAGAAGGGCAATGTAGAGAATATGCATGACATAATTCTTGTCAATAGCAAAAAGAAACCCTGGCCACACAGTCCGTCTATATAggcgtgtatatatatacatatatctcAGGGAAACTATTGAGATCACGAACTGAAGCTGGTACCTGTTCTTCTGTTAAATTCTACTCTCTGGAAAGGGTTTCTCTCTCTACATACGTATAGTACGCAAGAGGGGGGAGAAAGCGCCTTAATCGATGTCTCAGAACGGGAGATTGACGCCGAATCTAGATGAGAAGAGTACCAAGGTGTTGAATCTGACGGTGCTACAGAGAATCGATCCCTTCGTGGAGGAAATTCTCATCACTGCCGCACACGTCACCTTCTACGAATTCAACATCGACACCAGCCAATGGGTATGCGCGCGTGGATGTGTGTGTAAATTTTCgactttttgattgagtttgaTTTCTTGGGGGTAGTGATACTTATTAGTCATTTATTTTGGTCTGTAGAGTCGGAAGGATGTGGAAGGTTCCCTTTTTGTGGTTAAAAGGTGAGGGCTTGTTTGGGCTTCTGAAAACTTTAGCATTTGGTTTCCTTTTATTGAAATAGAAGTTACAGGGTGTTTGGTGAATTTTACTTCAGAATATGATTTTGAGGTTGGGGTGGTAAAATATGTGAATTTTGATACTTTTCAGGAATACTCAACCACGTTTCCAGTTTATAGTGATGAATAGGCGGAATACTGGTATGTCTCTCAACTCTTATtatatagattttttttttaaatgtgatACATTTGCCATTGATGAAGTATTGTTACTTTTAGATTGCGGAACATTATCATTGTTTGGCCACAATCTCATAATAAATCTTTGATTAATTATTGCTTAAAGCTTAATATTGTCTATGACATTAAAAAAGTTGACTGTG
This region of Primulina eburnea isolate SZY01 unplaced genomic scaffold, ASM2296580v1 ctg633_ERROPOS900000, whole genome shotgun sequence genomic DNA includes:
- the LOC140821564 gene encoding OVARIAN TUMOR DOMAIN-containing deubiquitinating enzyme 6-like, whose product is MTRILVQRGSSGSPSNQNWPSTSVPGPGPLSSPASVQEQVVSSTVAPAVKDDDSEAGQEKIVAEESAESCVSCEFENKEKESEDLSPRGLNRDLNQDFEKIDSNRDICFVDDSVDSGKMSKGSSEDVVTEEKNDATTGGSFQGASRSLYPPPPPCPPPRSSLANFNSWIYASSDSNAGRIGSSRGGTGWPGVSSMASPTGSRPSSPRSHCEGEGYNSADEQHARFSSSYDDAERERQFETELRRVKGLEVRKMLEDGNCLFRAVADQVYGDSEQYNLVRQMCIDYVERERDHFSQFITEGFATYCKRKRRNEVHGNNMEIQALSEMYNRPIHIYSYSTEPINIFHGSYTTDTPPIRLSYHHGNHYNSLVDPHRLNIGAGLGFSSLQGDNVDKDQVKAAIKAQKDQQIDNALVAEVRFYSDLELTEQEIERMVMETSRAEYVSDNKFKQLLPHKESSTSRTEPSSSAPRSSSGSDTLQHEPGLEFGLPGSVQNDAMQIMLSMGFSYLQVIEAYSIFGDDVDSMVCYLIETSSNGRWKGKATK